Proteins encoded within one genomic window of Methanobacterium sp.:
- the msrA gene encoding peptide-methionine (S)-S-oxide reductase MsrA: protein MSKTGLEKATFGAGCFWGVEDIFMKLKGVIETQVGYAGGDFDHPSYQDVCSGVTNHAEVVEIIYDPEIISYGDLLDIFWDIHNPTTLNRQGPDIGTQYRSIILYHNSQQKKLALEKKKHLNSSSRYGKEIVTEIKPAGKFWRAEEYHQKYVEKNRPGKL, encoded by the coding sequence ATGTCAAAAACTGGATTAGAAAAGGCCACTTTTGGGGCTGGATGTTTCTGGGGAGTGGAAGATATCTTCATGAAGCTAAAAGGAGTTATTGAAACCCAAGTAGGATATGCTGGTGGAGATTTCGACCATCCTTCCTATCAAGATGTATGTTCAGGGGTCACAAATCATGCCGAAGTAGTGGAAATAATTTATGATCCTGAAATAATTTCCTATGGGGACCTTCTGGATATTTTCTGGGACATACATAACCCCACCACCCTTAACCGGCAGGGCCCGGACATAGGCACCCAGTACAGGTCCATTATATTATATCATAACTCCCAACAGAAAAAATTAGCTTTAGAGAAAAAGAAACATCTTAATAGTTCAAGTCGTTACGGGAAGGAGATTGTGACAGAGATCAAACCTGCTGGTAAATTCTGGCGTGCAGAAGAGTACCATCAGAAGTATGTTGAAAAAAACAGGCCAGGAAAATTGTAG
- a CDS encoding PaaI family thioesterase — protein sequence MKKILKMFENDRFAALSNIKVVDVSPGKATTQMEISDIHLNSIGTVHGGALFTLADFTFALAANSHGIVTVAINANISYLKAVTEGVLTAEARELSSGGRIGSYTVDVYDKSHELVCVFQGMAYRKRDKISELVNDEKLKH from the coding sequence ATGAAGAAAATCCTGAAAATGTTTGAAAATGATCGTTTCGCTGCCCTTAGTAACATTAAAGTAGTGGATGTTTCTCCTGGAAAGGCTACAACTCAGATGGAAATCAGCGATATTCACCTTAATAGCATAGGAACTGTCCATGGAGGAGCGCTTTTTACCCTCGCTGATTTTACATTTGCACTGGCCGCTAATTCACATGGAATCGTTACTGTAGCTATAAATGCAAACATATCTTATCTTAAAGCAGTTACTGAAGGGGTTTTAACTGCTGAAGCCCGTGAATTATCCAGTGGCGGTAGGATTGGCAGTTATACTGTTGATGTTTATGACAAGTCCCATGAGTTGGTCTGTGTGTTTCAGGGTATGGCCTACCGAAAGCGGGACAAAATAAGTGAACTAGTGAATGATGAAAAATTAAAACACTGA
- a CDS encoding hydroxymethylglutaryl-CoA synthase codes for MAGIVGYGVYIPSYRIKVEEIAKVWGDNAQAVSRGLVVNEKSVPAPDEDTATISVEAARNSIKRANIDPKKIGAVYVGSESHPYAVKPTATIVAEAVDASPDLTAADLEFACKAGTAGIQICMGLVDSGNIEYGLAIGADTAQGAPGDALEYTASAGGAAYLIGSENTLADFEGTYSFTTDTPDFYRREGKPYPRHGGRFTGEPAYFKHVLSAAEGMFKKMGTEASDYDHAVFHQPNGKFYIRAARKLGFNEEQYKTGLLTPTIGNTYSGATPLGLAAILDVAKPGDRIFAVSYGSGAGSDAFSIEVKEGIKEKQGLAPTVQEIIKNKRYVDYAVYAKFKGKLKMA; via the coding sequence ATGGCAGGAATTGTAGGATATGGAGTTTACATACCTTCATACCGGATAAAGGTTGAAGAAATTGCAAAAGTCTGGGGAGATAATGCCCAGGCAGTTTCCAGAGGATTAGTAGTTAATGAAAAATCAGTCCCAGCCCCAGATGAAGACACAGCAACTATTTCTGTAGAGGCAGCACGTAATTCAATAAAAAGGGCAAATATAGACCCTAAAAAGATTGGTGCTGTTTATGTTGGTTCTGAATCGCATCCTTATGCTGTTAAACCAACTGCAACAATAGTTGCTGAAGCTGTGGATGCCAGTCCTGATTTAACTGCTGCAGACTTGGAATTTGCATGCAAGGCTGGGACAGCTGGCATTCAGATCTGTATGGGCTTGGTTGACTCGGGAAATATTGAATATGGTCTTGCTATTGGTGCAGATACTGCTCAAGGAGCTCCCGGCGATGCATTAGAATACACCGCATCTGCAGGGGGTGCCGCATACCTTATTGGTTCTGAAAATACATTAGCTGACTTTGAAGGTACTTATAGTTTCACCACTGACACTCCTGATTTCTACCGTAGGGAAGGAAAACCTTATCCTCGCCATGGAGGACGATTCACAGGTGAACCTGCTTACTTCAAACATGTCCTCTCAGCAGCTGAAGGAATGTTTAAAAAAATGGGTACTGAAGCTTCAGATTATGATCATGCAGTGTTTCACCAGCCTAACGGTAAATTTTACATAAGAGCTGCCCGAAAACTGGGATTCAATGAAGAACAATACAAAACTGGACTTTTAACCCCTACTATTGGTAACACTTATTCTGGAGCAACCCCACTAGGTTTGGCAGCTATTTTAGATGTTGCAAAACCTGGTGATAGGATTTTTGCTGTTTCATATGGTTCTGGAGCAGGTAGTGATGCTTTCAGTATTGAAGTTAAAGAAGGTATAAAAGAAAAACAGGGTTTGGCCCCAACTGTTCAGGAAATTATTAAAAACAAAAGATACGTTGATTACGCAGTGTATGCTAAGTTCAAAGGTAAGTTAAAGATGGCATAG
- a CDS encoding thiolase domain-containing protein, with product MRDVAIIGVSQTKFGELWDISFRDLITEAGLKAVADAGIEGAELEAMFVGNMTAGLFVKQEHIASLIADHSGLTPMPCTRVEAACASGGLALRSGIMAVASGFHDIVISAGVEKMTDVVDPTPAIATASDQEWEAQQGVTFPSLYAMIAKRHMHQYGTTREQLAMFSVINHKNGALNPLAQFPMEITVDQVLNSSIVADPLRLLDCSPVTDGAAAVILCPAEEARKYTDTPIYVKASAQASGTIALHDRRDITTIDSTVHAARTAYDMAGLEPKDIQAVEVHDCFSINGLLAIEDLGFVEKGQAGPAVEDGMTEIGGKIPVNPSGGLKARGHPLGATGIAQTAEMVWQLRGDAGKRQIDGIEVGMTQNIGGTGGTATVHIFGR from the coding sequence TTGAGAGATGTTGCAATTATCGGAGTCTCACAAACCAAATTTGGTGAACTATGGGACATATCGTTTCGTGATCTGATTACTGAAGCTGGATTGAAAGCTGTTGCTGATGCAGGTATAGAAGGAGCTGAATTAGAGGCCATGTTCGTTGGAAACATGACTGCGGGACTGTTTGTTAAACAAGAACATATTGCCTCACTCATTGCTGACCACTCAGGTCTGACACCTATGCCATGCACCAGGGTAGAAGCTGCTTGTGCATCAGGAGGTTTAGCCCTTAGAAGTGGGATAATGGCTGTTGCCTCTGGTTTTCATGATATTGTGATCTCTGCAGGTGTGGAAAAAATGACTGATGTGGTAGATCCCACACCCGCCATTGCCACAGCGTCTGATCAGGAATGGGAAGCCCAGCAAGGAGTTACATTTCCTTCACTTTATGCAATGATTGCTAAACGACACATGCACCAGTATGGCACTACTAGAGAACAATTAGCCATGTTTAGTGTGATAAATCATAAAAATGGAGCATTAAACCCATTAGCTCAGTTTCCAATGGAGATCACTGTGGATCAAGTCTTAAATTCCAGTATAGTGGCTGACCCTCTCAGACTTCTGGATTGTTCCCCAGTAACTGACGGTGCTGCTGCAGTTATACTCTGTCCTGCAGAGGAAGCTCGTAAATACACTGACACACCCATATATGTAAAGGCTTCTGCTCAGGCGTCAGGAACAATAGCTCTCCATGACCGTAGAGACATAACTACCATTGATTCCACAGTACATGCCGCGAGAACTGCCTATGACATGGCTGGCCTGGAACCAAAGGATATTCAAGCAGTGGAAGTACATGATTGTTTCAGTATTAACGGTCTTTTAGCCATTGAAGACTTGGGATTTGTGGAAAAAGGGCAAGCCGGACCTGCAGTTGAAGACGGAATGACAGAAATAGGAGGAAAAATACCAGTAAACCCATCTGGAGGACTTAAAGCACGCGGACATCCATTAGGGGCAACAGGTATTGCTCAAACAGCCGAGATGGTATGGCAACTCCGAGGAGATGCAGGTAAACGACAAATTGATGGAATTGAAGTCGGTATGACCCAAAATATAGGGGGAACTGGCGGTACAGCTACAGTACACATTTTCGGCCGATAA
- a CDS encoding rhodanese-like domain-containing protein, with the protein MFRKKTASNNEIDLDPNSAWEMVQNNQDNLNFVILDVRTPEEYEKSHIEGSVLINYQSPDFRDEIQKLDKNKTYLVYCRSGMRGAACIDIMMETGFKKIYHIVGGIMGWENCGLPVK; encoded by the coding sequence ATGTTCAGGAAAAAAACTGCATCAAACAATGAGATTGATCTAGATCCCAATTCTGCTTGGGAAATGGTTCAAAATAACCAAGATAACTTAAACTTTGTAATATTGGATGTTAGAACTCCAGAAGAATATGAAAAATCCCATATTGAAGGATCAGTACTAATAAACTACCAATCCCCTGATTTTAGGGATGAAATACAAAAACTGGATAAAAACAAAACATATCTGGTTTACTGTCGCTCTGGAATGAGGGGTGCTGCTTGTATTGATATCATGATGGAAACAGGCTTTAAAAAAATTTATCACATAGTCGGTGGAATAATGGGATGGGAAAACTGTGGGTTGCCAGTTAAATAA
- a CDS encoding thermosome subunit, whose translation MAQLGGQGQQVLILPEGTNRFLGRDAQRMNILAGKVLAETVRTTLGPKGMDKMLVDGLGDIVVTNDGATILKEMDIEHPAAKMLVEVAKTQEDEVGDGTTTAVIIAGELLKKAENLLDQDIHPTIVAMGYRQAAEKAQEILNSIAIDSDDKETLQKVAMTAMTGKGTEKAREPLAELVVASVKQVEEDGEIDTDHIKIEKKDGATIDDSQLVNGVIIDKEPVHPGMPKKIENAKIALLNSAIEVKETEVDAEIRITDPAQMQAFIEQEEQMIRDMVDKISDVGANVLFCQKGIDDLAQHYLAKAGIMAVRRIKKSDMEKLARATDATVVTNIEDLTADDLGLAGSVAGKRISGEEMIFVEECKDPKSVTLLIRGSTEHVVDEIQRAMEDAIGVVAATVEDGRVVAGGGAAEISIAKGLKDYADSISGREQLAVSAFAEALEVVPKTLAENAGLDSIDALVDLRAAHEKSAYMGLDVFKGEVTDMYKAGVIEPHRVKKQAIQSAAEAAEMILRIDDVIASTGSGKEPDMDEMAGMGGMPGGMPPMM comes from the coding sequence GTGGCACAATTAGGCGGACAAGGCCAACAAGTTTTAATATTACCGGAAGGTACTAACAGATTTTTAGGAAGAGACGCTCAAAGAATGAACATATTAGCAGGAAAAGTCCTTGCAGAGACTGTAAGAACAACTTTAGGTCCTAAAGGAATGGACAAAATGCTCGTTGATGGATTAGGTGACATTGTTGTTACTAACGATGGTGCAACCATCCTCAAAGAAATGGACATCGAGCACCCTGCCGCAAAAATGCTGGTGGAAGTAGCCAAAACCCAAGAAGATGAAGTGGGAGATGGAACCACCACCGCAGTGATCATTGCAGGTGAACTCCTTAAAAAGGCAGAAAACCTTTTAGATCAAGATATACACCCAACCATTGTGGCAATGGGATACCGACAAGCAGCTGAGAAAGCACAAGAAATCCTAAACTCCATAGCCATCGATTCTGATGACAAGGAAACCCTCCAGAAAGTGGCAATGACAGCCATGACTGGAAAAGGAACTGAAAAAGCTCGAGAACCACTAGCTGAACTAGTAGTAGCTTCAGTTAAACAAGTGGAAGAAGACGGGGAAATTGACACCGATCACATCAAAATAGAGAAGAAAGATGGAGCAACCATCGACGACTCACAACTAGTCAACGGAGTCATTATTGACAAAGAACCTGTACACCCTGGAATGCCCAAAAAGATAGAAAATGCTAAAATAGCTCTACTCAACAGCGCCATAGAAGTTAAAGAAACTGAAGTGGATGCTGAAATCCGCATCACTGACCCTGCACAAATGCAAGCCTTCATTGAACAAGAAGAACAGATGATACGAGATATGGTAGACAAGATATCCGATGTGGGAGCCAATGTCTTATTCTGTCAGAAAGGAATTGACGACCTGGCTCAACACTACTTAGCCAAAGCAGGTATCATGGCTGTGCGCAGAATCAAGAAATCTGACATGGAAAAACTAGCAAGAGCAACCGATGCCACTGTAGTTACCAACATTGAAGACTTAACTGCTGATGATCTGGGATTAGCTGGGTCAGTAGCTGGAAAACGAATTTCAGGCGAAGAAATGATATTCGTTGAAGAATGCAAAGACCCTAAATCAGTCACACTTTTAATCAGAGGTTCCACTGAACATGTGGTAGATGAAATCCAACGTGCAATGGAAGATGCAATTGGAGTAGTCGCCGCTACAGTTGAAGATGGTAGAGTTGTTGCTGGCGGAGGGGCTGCTGAAATCTCAATTGCCAAAGGATTAAAAGATTACGCAGACAGCATAAGTGGTCGTGAGCAACTAGCCGTCTCTGCATTTGCAGAAGCACTGGAAGTTGTCCCAAAAACCTTGGCAGAAAACGCAGGACTGGACAGTATTGACGCCCTGGTAGACCTTCGAGCGGCTCATGAAAAATCAGCTTACATGGGACTAGATGTTTTCAAAGGAGAAGTCACCGACATGTACAAAGCTGGAGTCATTGAACCTCACAGGGTCAAAAAACAGGCAATCCAATCTGCTGCAGAAGCTGCAGAAATGATTCTACGTATCGACGACGTCATCGCATCCACAGGGTCAGGAAAAGAACCAGACATGGATGAAATGGCCGGAATGGGTGGAATGCCTGGTGGAATGCCACCAATGATGTAA
- the asd gene encoding aspartate-semialdehyde dehydrogenase, translating into MVNVGILGATGMVGQRFIQLLEDHPKFEITALTASQRSAGKKYQDAVTWHMDTPIPEAVEDTVVVDTDPSLVKDVDIVFSALPSENAAVVEPKFAEAGMKVASNASAMRMEPDVPLVIPEVNPEHLDLIETQQKNRGWEGFIVTNPNCSTIALVLTLKPLYDQYNINRVYVSTMQAVSGAGYNGVPSMAILDNLVPFIGEEEEKMEEETRYLLGNFDGDIVEPASFGLSTSCHRVPVVDGHTEAVFMEMDENFELDDVKKSLKDYKALPQKLNLYSAPKNPIIVREEDNRPQPRMDRMMERGMAVTVGRLRIDANIPKSLKYVLLGHNTIRGAAGASILNAELISEIM; encoded by the coding sequence ATGGTAAACGTAGGTATATTAGGAGCAACAGGAATGGTGGGGCAGCGGTTCATACAACTCTTAGAAGACCATCCCAAGTTTGAGATAACAGCCCTCACAGCATCTCAACGTTCAGCAGGGAAAAAATATCAAGATGCAGTAACTTGGCATATGGACACTCCCATACCTGAGGCAGTAGAAGATACAGTGGTGGTTGACACTGATCCTAGTCTAGTTAAAGATGTGGATATAGTGTTTTCAGCATTACCCTCAGAAAATGCAGCAGTTGTTGAGCCTAAATTCGCTGAAGCCGGCATGAAGGTTGCTTCGAATGCCAGTGCTATGCGCATGGAACCTGACGTTCCTTTAGTTATACCTGAAGTGAACCCGGAACACTTGGATCTCATAGAAACCCAGCAGAAAAATAGGGGATGGGAAGGATTCATTGTTACTAATCCCAACTGTTCAACCATTGCCTTGGTACTCACTCTGAAACCATTATACGATCAGTATAACATTAATCGCGTATATGTGTCTACGATGCAAGCTGTTTCAGGCGCTGGTTATAATGGAGTTCCTTCTATGGCTATCTTAGACAACTTGGTGCCTTTTATAGGTGAAGAAGAAGAAAAAATGGAGGAAGAAACCCGATATTTATTGGGAAATTTCGATGGAGATATTGTCGAGCCTGCATCTTTTGGATTAAGTACTTCTTGCCATCGTGTTCCAGTAGTTGACGGTCATACTGAAGCTGTTTTCATGGAAATGGACGAAAATTTTGAACTGGATGATGTTAAAAAATCATTAAAAGATTACAAAGCACTTCCTCAAAAATTAAATCTATACTCTGCACCTAAAAATCCAATTATTGTCCGAGAAGAAGATAACAGACCACAACCACGCATGGATCGGATGATGGAAAGGGGAATGGCAGTCACTGTCGGTAGATTGCGTATAGATGCTAACATCCCAAAAAGTCTCAAATACGTTCTATTAGGCCATAATACGATTCGTGGGGCTGCAGGAGCATCAATTCTCAATGCAGAACTTATTTCGGAGATAATGTAA
- the dapB gene encoding 4-hydroxy-tetrahydrodipicolinate reductase codes for MINVAVTGASGRMGALIINTILEQDDIQLVAAIEAPHTPLQGKDVGELLGIGPINIPIVGAEKLRETLESKKPDVLIDFTIANAAVETIKTTAESGVNLVVGTTGFSDQQMAENKKSISDNNVGAVISPNMAVGVNVFFKVVEQLAGILTDFDVEIIEAHHKHKKDAPSGTAVKAADLIAEVLNRKIEEVGVHGRVGMVGERTPEEIGIHAVRGGDIVGDHTVLFAGDGERLEIVHRANSRQAFVNGVIKAVRYVVNAEKGKISSMNEVLGL; via the coding sequence ATGATAAATGTGGCAGTAACTGGCGCCAGTGGAAGAATGGGAGCCCTGATCATTAACACTATTCTTGAACAGGATGACATTCAACTGGTAGCAGCAATAGAGGCGCCTCACACTCCTCTGCAAGGTAAAGATGTAGGGGAATTATTGGGAATCGGACCCATCAACATCCCTATTGTTGGAGCTGAAAAACTCAGAGAGACTCTTGAATCCAAAAAACCTGATGTTCTTATCGATTTCACCATTGCCAATGCAGCAGTTGAAACAATAAAAACAACAGCTGAATCTGGTGTTAATCTGGTTGTTGGAACTACAGGATTTAGTGATCAACAAATGGCTGAAAATAAAAAATCAATCAGTGATAATAATGTAGGGGCGGTTATTTCTCCTAATATGGCTGTTGGAGTTAACGTATTCTTCAAGGTAGTTGAGCAACTAGCTGGAATCCTCACAGATTTTGATGTGGAGATCATCGAAGCCCACCACAAACACAAAAAGGATGCTCCATCAGGAACAGCTGTGAAAGCAGCCGACCTCATAGCCGAAGTTTTGAACCGTAAAATAGAAGAAGTCGGAGTCCATGGTAGGGTAGGGATGGTAGGTGAACGCACACCAGAAGAAATAGGAATACATGCTGTACGGGGAGGAGACATAGTAGGTGATCACACTGTTTTGTTTGCTGGTGATGGTGAACGCTTAGAAATTGTGCACAGAGCTAACAGTAGACAAGCTTTTGTTAACGGTGTTATAAAGGCTGTTCGATACGTGGTTAATGCCGAAAAGGGTAAAATTAGCAGTATGAATGAGGTACTGGGATTGTAA
- a CDS encoding 4-hydroxy-tetrahydrodipicolinate synthase translates to MKLEGTTVAMVTPFTTEDKVDEEGMRENMNYLLERGVNGLLAAGTTGESATITHQEQKKMMEILVDEVKGKVAAVAGAGSNSSKEALDLVKYAEDVGADYALVITPYYNKPQPHGLYEHYKMLSESTEIPIIAYNVPSRTGTDIDVETIGKIAQLDTVVALKEANPDMDKVSQIIQKIDQLGVRDKFMVISGNDNLTLPMISQGCQGVISVVGNVDPTRMSEMVKKALHGDFQRAQDIHYELYDLMKVLFVESNPVPAKTALNMMGRPAGHVRMPLAPLKTENQDKLKKVLLDLQLI, encoded by the coding sequence ATGAAATTGGAAGGTACCACAGTTGCAATGGTAACCCCCTTCACCACTGAAGATAAGGTGGATGAAGAGGGGATGCGGGAGAATATGAATTATCTCCTTGAACGAGGTGTTAATGGCCTTTTGGCTGCCGGAACCACCGGCGAGTCTGCCACCATAACTCACCAGGAACAGAAGAAGATGATGGAGATATTGGTGGATGAAGTAAAGGGTAAAGTGGCTGCTGTAGCCGGAGCAGGTAGTAACTCTTCCAAAGAAGCATTAGACTTGGTTAAATATGCTGAAGATGTTGGTGCAGATTATGCGCTGGTAATAACTCCTTACTATAACAAGCCCCAACCCCACGGGCTTTATGAGCACTATAAAATGTTATCAGAATCTACTGAGATTCCTATCATAGCTTACAACGTCCCTTCACGTACTGGGACGGATATTGATGTGGAAACTATTGGAAAAATAGCTCAGTTAGACACTGTAGTTGCCCTTAAAGAAGCAAACCCTGACATGGACAAGGTTTCCCAGATAATTCAGAAAATTGATCAACTAGGTGTTCGTGACAAATTTATGGTAATTTCTGGAAATGACAACCTAACACTTCCCATGATATCCCAGGGATGTCAGGGAGTTATCAGTGTTGTGGGGAATGTTGATCCAACACGGATGAGCGAAATGGTCAAAAAAGCCCTTCATGGAGATTTCCAACGGGCTCAAGATATCCATTATGAATTATATGATTTGATGAAGGTTCTCTTTGTTGAATCTAATCCAGTACCAGCTAAAACAGCTCTTAACATGATGGGCAGGCCAGCAGGTCATGTTCGAATGCCTTTGGCTCCACTTAAAACCGAAAACCAGGATAAACTCAAGAAGGTGCTCCTGGACTTGCAGTTGATTTAA
- a CDS encoding aspartate kinase yields the protein MGILVAKFGGTSLADGKRIKKAARAVVKEYMQGKKVVVVVSAINKTTDDILEIVGKSIGESITEKQMADILSMGEITSVRVFSSTIESLGVKSEYIDPHMESWPIITDSNYLNAKVDFAETEIKSREILKLLDQGVIPVLCGFLGKDMEGNITTLGRGGSDITAFLMGHCLQAEEVIIVTDVGGVMSTDPNKLEAARKLEKISVEEMRDLATHGAQVLHPYALRYKDPKINAKIIGFEQGDLSAPGTEIMGPSKDKMLRSTTLNNEPISVIAVVGEELLTKVGVLAELTQTLKNNNFNIYGISTGQNSITLFIDKSVAEEAHKILHDVVVKNQDMSSLSLGREIAMISVNSQDFIDTPGIITKITEPLRQNKINIVEISSSQTSVVIFVEWNDGKRAYELVRRVLE from the coding sequence ATGGGTATTTTAGTGGCCAAGTTTGGAGGAACTTCCCTTGCTGATGGGAAACGGATCAAAAAAGCAGCCCGAGCAGTAGTTAAAGAGTACATGCAGGGCAAGAAGGTGGTAGTGGTGGTATCAGCTATCAATAAAACCACTGATGACATCCTAGAAATTGTGGGTAAATCCATTGGAGAATCCATAACTGAAAAGCAAATGGCAGATATTCTATCCATGGGGGAAATTACCAGCGTAAGGGTGTTTTCATCTACTATTGAATCATTAGGTGTTAAATCAGAATATATAGATCCTCACATGGAAAGTTGGCCAATTATAACTGACAGCAACTATTTAAATGCCAAAGTTGACTTTGCAGAAACCGAAATCAAATCCCGAGAAATTTTAAAACTTCTGGATCAGGGAGTGATTCCTGTTCTTTGTGGTTTCCTGGGAAAAGACATGGAAGGTAACATCACCACCCTGGGAAGGGGTGGGAGCGACATCACAGCCTTTTTAATGGGTCACTGCCTCCAAGCTGAAGAGGTGATAATTGTTACCGATGTCGGCGGGGTGATGTCTACTGATCCCAATAAATTAGAGGCTGCCCGGAAACTGGAAAAAATCAGTGTTGAAGAAATGCGGGATTTAGCAACCCATGGAGCTCAAGTACTACACCCTTATGCCTTGCGTTATAAAGATCCCAAAATAAATGCTAAAATAATAGGATTTGAACAGGGGGATTTATCAGCACCTGGAACCGAGATAATGGGACCATCAAAGGATAAAATGTTGCGTTCAACCACCCTAAACAATGAACCCATCTCTGTAATCGCGGTGGTAGGTGAGGAGCTTCTCACTAAAGTGGGGGTACTGGCCGAACTCACACAAACCCTAAAAAACAACAATTTTAATATATATGGCATATCCACAGGTCAAAATTCAATAACCCTTTTTATTGATAAATCAGTGGCTGAAGAAGCCCATAAAATACTCCACGATGTGGTGGTGAAGAACCAGGATATGAGTTCCCTGTCCCTGGGTCGGGAGATTGCAATGATCAGTGTTAACAGCCAGGACTTCATAGACACCCCTGGAATTATCACTAAAATCACCGAACCTTTACGTCAAAATAAGATTAATATAGTAGAAATCTCATCAAGTCAGACCTCAGTTGTTATATTTGTGGAATGGAATGATGGGAAGAGAGCTTATGAATTGGTAAGGAGAGTCTTGGAATGA
- a CDS encoding 30S ribosomal protein S17e, protein MGNIRTSFVKRTAKELIETYPGKFTTDFEENKKLVQEFSTVSTKHLRNKIAGYVTRLVKNNYF, encoded by the coding sequence ATGGGAAATATTAGAACATCATTTGTTAAAAGAACAGCCAAAGAGCTGATTGAAACTTATCCAGGTAAATTCACAACAGATTTTGAAGAAAACAAGAAATTAGTGCAGGAATTCTCCACTGTAAGTACTAAACATTTAAGAAACAAAATTGCCGGTTATGTAACCCGATTGGTTAAAAATAACTACTTCTAA
- a CDS encoding chorismate mutase gives MDRAEAFSMLESSRKRIDELDEDIIRLIKERTSLASNIAQAKLVLGMDIHDPEREEDIRQKIREIANQEEINKDSLSQIIMILVELSKEEQEKILRR, from the coding sequence ATGGATAGGGCAGAAGCGTTTTCTATGCTTGAAAGCTCTCGGAAAAGGATAGATGAACTGGACGAGGATATAATACGGCTCATCAAAGAACGGACTTCCCTGGCAAGCAATATTGCTCAGGCTAAACTGGTTCTGGGAATGGATATTCATGATCCAGAAAGGGAAGAAGATATCCGCCAAAAAATCCGAGAAATAGCTAACCAAGAAGAAATAAATAAAGACAGTCTCTCCCAGATCATTATGATATTAGTGGAATTGAGCAAAGAAGAACAAGAGAAAATCTTAAGGAGGTAG
- a CDS encoding shikimate kinase encodes MNVTVRSPGSATVINAISTGCGSAFGIGLYVDVQARLKPSKTILKAADGVDTTLMDICVRKVLEKFKITTGIMVKTSSTLPVASGLSSSSATSNAVVMATYRALVENGLVSEDSLSDYDLINLAIDASLEAGVTITGAFDDASASFFGGLTITHNPRREILYNRPMEEQSILIYMPNKKSPTAQSDVPRMKLLAPWVKLAFQEALKGNIYYALTLNGILYCATLNFDANIALDALDSGALAAGLSGTGPSFVAIVPDDALDRVQETWSSYPGRVILTSVENMGTRVVDHG; translated from the coding sequence TTGAATGTAACTGTTCGATCCCCAGGATCAGCCACAGTAATTAATGCCATATCAACTGGTTGCGGATCAGCATTTGGTATAGGGTTATATGTGGATGTTCAAGCCCGTTTAAAGCCATCAAAAACAATTTTAAAGGCTGCTGATGGTGTAGATACAACATTAATGGATATATGTGTCCGGAAGGTTCTGGAAAAATTCAAGATCACCACTGGAATCATGGTCAAAACTAGTTCAACACTGCCAGTTGCTTCTGGACTTTCCAGTAGTAGCGCCACATCAAATGCTGTGGTAATGGCCACCTACCGTGCACTGGTTGAAAATGGGTTAGTGTCTGAAGATTCTTTATCTGATTATGATTTAATTAACTTGGCAATCGATGCTTCTTTGGAAGCAGGGGTTACGATTACCGGAGCTTTTGATGATGCTAGTGCTTCATTTTTTGGTGGTCTGACTATAACCCACAATCCTCGCAGGGAGATCCTCTACAATCGCCCCATGGAGGAGCAAAGTATATTAATATACATGCCTAATAAAAAGTCACCTACTGCCCAATCTGATGTGCCAAGGATGAAACTCCTGGCTCCCTGGGTAAAACTCGCATTCCAAGAAGCGCTAAAAGGTAATATATATTACGCTTTGACACTTAATGGGATATTATATTGCGCGACTCTCAATTTCGATGCAAATATTGCTCTGGATGCTTTGGATTCTGGCGCATTAGCAGCTGGACTTTCAGGCACAGGCCCTTCATTTGTAGCTATTGTTCCAGACGATGCCCTTGACCGTGTTCAGGAAACATGGAGTTCGTACCCTGGAAGAGTTATATTAACCAGTGTTGAAAATATGGGAACACGGGTGGTTGACCATGGATAG